The Culex pipiens pallens isolate TS chromosome 2, TS_CPP_V2, whole genome shotgun sequence DNA window ACCGCAGCAGTAGCGGGGCGTGTTGACGTTGATGACATTCATTGAATCACCACTTGAAAGGGATTAGCGTGAAGTCCCTCTGCTAAGAGTGCTCACACATAGTGGAAGTACGCTGCGAATGCAGTTGCGTTTCATTGAGTAAAGTAGCTTGAAGAGTCTTGAATGAGTTGGCTAAAACAAGCGGGTAGTTTCCCGCCTAATAGCCTGCATGTATGTGATTTGTATGGCAACTAACTTTGTGGAAATTGGCTTTATTTTGGGGATCCTCAAAGCTGATTGAAGTTGTTGCTGCCATACAAACTTCATGAGACAAATCAATCTTGATCCGGAAGTCGAACACATCCGAATCCTTTCAATCTTGAAGACTTTAGCAAggtttttattgtgaaattcaGGTCATTTGACCCAGTTTTATCTTTTGTAACAGGAAGTACTTAATTCTAGAATGTATATTGCACCACCATCAGGTACACGCCACGTGCCTCCATTATCAGTACATCTCGCTAATGTGTCAGTAGGACTGTCTTTGCATCCGTTATCTGCAGGCTTTCAAATTGTCTCACATTACAATGCACTACTAGTTCAAGATGAAACTGCTGCGAAACGTTCTCGGAATAACTGGATACCACATCCCAGAAATCTCTCCGCAAACTACAATCCCGTTGAGTGCAGTTTCCTGATACGGCTCTTATCTTTCTGCAATCGCTACTTATAAACGGTCACCTATCGTGGCTTGCATCAGTTCTGATGGACCGTTGAGAGTGAAAATGTGGTCTTCAGTGATTCTTCTAACCGTTTCCGCTCTGCTGACGAGTGCCCAAAACGACTTTGATGGTAACTAAAAATTCGATTGTCAAGTTTCATTACGTGATTCCTGAATATCCTTACCCTTCAGTGATCCAAGGATGCAAGCAGTACACCATCAGTCGACCGTCGTACAACAGTCCCAACCCGTATTACGCCCTGGATCAGTTTCAGGATCTGCAGCAGGTTGAGGTGGCTGGGTTGAAGATTCGTTCGATCAAGATAGCTGTTATTGGAAGCAACGATGGTGTCATTAGGCTATCCCCAGTTGAACAACCCTACCAGAATACTCTAATGGATGAAATTGGTATAGTTTGAATACCATAGTTCAATCACTTGCATTAAAGAACAACGTAATTTCTTGCAGTTCTTTCCGGATGGGGAAACACTCGTAACGCCGTTCGACAGTACGTTCGATCCAGTCCGAGCAGATATACCAGGGCCGTGATCCTGGCAAATCAGCTTAGTGGTGGAATCCTTTCGCCATACAAGCCGTTTGTGTTCACCCTGTCAATCGTGAATGATCATCTGGTGGCGCTCAGCAAAAATGGCGAATCGTTGCCATTCCTGCAGTACACCGATGTGGGTGTAACGCCCAAGTACATCGGATTTAGCAATTGGAATGCCCCCGTTTCCGTGTTTTACGATTGTCCACCTCCGGCGCTTCCAGCGACCACAACAGCGGTTCCTGACACTACTACTTCAGTGGCTCCTGTAACTACTACAGTGGGTCCAGCAACTACTACAGTGGATCCTGTAACTACTACCACAGTGGATCCTGTAACTACTACCACAGTGGATCCTGTAACTACTACCATAGCGGATCCTGTAACTACTACCACAGTGGATCCTGTAACTACTACTACAGTAGATCCTGTAACTACAACTGCAGTAGATCCTGGAACAACTACCACATTGGATCCTGTAACTACTACTACAGTAGATCCTGGAACTACTACTACAGTGGATCCTGGAACTACTACTACAGTAGATCCTGAAACTACTACTACAGTGGATCCTGGAACTACTACTACAGTGGATCCTGGAACTACTACTACAGTGGATCCTGAAACTACTACTACAGTGGACCCAGCGGATCCTGGAGATGGATAATTCAACTACCTCCGTGGATCCGAATTATTGATTGTAACTCGGGACCCTGGCAACCAAATTCTACCAGTCTACCAGTTCTAGTTTTTatctacactcaaaaaaatgagttcgcgtaaacgtgaacagccttcatgccaacgggaaccaggaagaaaactgttcaagttttatagtgcattgcaccatgaaagtgaacagttttcttcctggttcccgttggcatgaacgctgttcacgtttacgcgaactcatttttttgagtgtattcaGTTCAAGTGAAAAAACAGCACATATTGTTGACTGCGTTTAAACTAAAATAAAGTTACAAAAATCTCAAGTTGCTCTCAAAAGTCTTGGGAAATAGTATGTGATCAAGTTGAAACAGTAAAATAAAGCGAATTTAATATAAATAGAATCGAAATACAagtgtaattctccgccaactcacacagcagttgccccgacccctcttcgatttgcgtgaaactttgtcctaaggggtaacttttgttcctgatcacgaatccgaggtccgttttttgatatctcgtgacggaggggcggtacgacccctttcatttttgagcatgcgaaaaaagaggtgattttcaataatttgcagcctgaaacggtgatgagatagaaatttggtgtcaaagggactttatgtaaaattagacgcccgatttgatggcgtactcaaaaaagcaaagcaatccacttttacgacccccgggtcttttgtgggctctgttgcaagtttctgctcatttctaggcgtccgaaggttatgtgtggtgagtcactcataacctcttttacgcaaatggaccgacgttttacttccccatccgatagaaggcgtgatcaggcaaatctcgtctcgaaaaatgccaccgggtccgtctgggattgaacccaggccatactggggttcagaggctaccacgctaaccactaaaccaccgaactttttttcataaaatcgcaatatctcgtgatgtttataagcaaaccccttatgtctatatatcaaaatttttgtaattgtctgctctacaactttgtagaacattgttacactctaaaaaataaccctgcaatgttagaaaaaacacgaaattgtaaaatgaaacattttgttctaaatgaaaaaatgacccttctgggtcaatgtagattcaaaaagtacattaaatttcccataaaatgacatgttccaaaaaattttacagtcgagtaacggaaaatggtaggattttaaaaacttttttagtgtttttttttttcgatgaaaaatacgttttttcggaattctgagtacgccatcaaatcgggcgtctaattttacataaaagtccctttgactccaaatttctatctcatcaccgtttcaggctgcaaattattgaaaaacacctcttttttcgcatgctcaaaaatgaaaggggtcgtaccgcccctccgtcacgagatatcaaaaaacggacctcggattcgtgatcagggacaaaagttaccccttaggacaaagtttcacgcaaatcgaagaggggtcggagcaacttttcccgatttcgtgtgagtaggTAGAGAATTGCGCACAACATTTCTCCAAGTTCCCCTTAAGATTCACTTCATTGCATTTGCATAAACAAAATAATCAGAAGCAAACATAATGCACTTGAAAGAACCAGGGCAAGGCAGCAATtcccaaaacaaataaacaaccGTCGTTCCACACCGGCTTCCGAAACCAATCCACCCAGGTCACAACTTCAAGTCCTGACCAAATAAATCAATTACCCCGTCGCAACAAATCGGAGCTCGAAACCGGGGACCCCAATCAAAAACCGCAACCAGCCTCTCCAGTCTGCAACGTTAAAGTTCTGCACTTGAACCCGCTCGCCACGAAATCTCGCGCGGTCAATCACGACTTTTATGTTGCTCGTTTCTGGTCTGGTCCGCTCCGTGAACGGGACGAAATTGAGACACATTGTGGCTTGCGGCGAACAAGCCTTGCGCGGACCTGCCACCAAACCGCGCAGCAGCCCAAGAGCACCCaagaattaattaaataattgcATATTAATTCGGCGTGATTCGATAAGTTCTCCACTGCTCCGTCCTGGGTAGAGAGCTAGAGTATCGCTTTGGGCGATTGGATTTCGGTTGATCGGTTGGGCGAGCTGTAAACTGGTTTGCTGACCAAGGCAAAGGGATTAGTCCGGTTGGGGCCAAAGATGCGATTGCAGGCTGTGGTTTGCTGTGCAGGTTGGTTTTGGGGTTGGAGTGGACACACGGTGAGCTTTCCTCGATTAAATTGGTGTTTTGTAATCAATTATTGGATTGGTCCTCTGGAAATTTGTTCAGTATTTGCATTTCTTGTCATGTTATGTTCAAACAATCTAACGACGTGCCACCCGAGTCACGATGTCATGGAATGGGTTTAAATAATCGCATTTACAAGTTTaaagaatttttcattttttttcgtttatacATTGTATGGCTTTTATCACCCGGTTTGTCCCTTACCTTGCATGATGTATGTCTCGCTGAGGAAGAAGCGATTAGTGTAATTGATACCTTCAGGCGTGACCAGTGAAACCGCCTGTCATGGGGTGCGAATTATCATGTCGTCGTAGGCGCCACACGGTGAAGATGCTCTTAGTCGATTGTAGTTACAGGCTGGGGATTGAGCTAAGCCCtttaataacttttcaagagTGAGAAAATGCATTCAAGCGccaaaaaaaccagaaaaattaaaaatacacaatattctacaaatgtgtttgaataagaaaataaaattcacaACATTTTGCCAATTTAAGGAattatgtttgcatttttttaaggttttttataataattaaaattcaattaaaacctTTTAAACTTGATCAAAACACGCCACAAGAAGCGAAAAAGATTGATTAGCTCACATCCAAAAATGGCACAAAGCCATTCAACTTGCATAGGTAAAGCGAAGAAGCGGTTATTATCTCGTTCCATATCCC harbors:
- the LOC120428598 gene encoding mucin-5AC-like, with the translated sequence MWSSVILLTVSALLTSAQNDFDVIQGCKQYTISRPSYNSPNPYYALDQFQDLQQVEVAGLKIRSIKIAVIGSNDGVIRLSPVEQPYQNTLMDEIVLSGWGNTRNAVRQYVRSSPSRYTRAVILANQLSGGILSPYKPFVFTLSIVNDHLVALSKNGESLPFLQYTDVGVTPKYIGFSNWNAPVSVFYDCPPPALPATTTAVPDTTTSVAPVTTTVGPATTTVDPVTTTTVDPVTTTTVDPVTTTIADPVTTTTVDPVTTTTVDPVTTTAVDPGTTTTLDPVTTTTVDPGTTTTVDPGTTTTVDPETTTTVDPGTTTTVDPGTTTTVDPETTTTVDPADPGDG